A segment of the Streptomyces sp. P9-A2 genome:
CGTCGCGCCGGATGTGGTAGTAGCAGACGTAGTCGCTGAGGACGGAGACGTTGGCCGCGCGCAGATATGCCTCGGTGACGAAGACGTGGTCCTCCAGGCGCCGCCGCCCCTCGGGAAAGCGCAGCCCGATCTCGTCGAGGAACGCCCGGCGGAACATCTTGTGCGGGGTGAGGCTGTCGATCAGCGGAGCGTTCTCCACCGTGGCCCGCGGATGGTTGCGGCGGAACAGTTCCACCGGCACACCGCGGTTCCTGCCGGCCATCTTGCCCACGACGACGTCCGCGCCATGGGCCACCCCGTACGCGTACATCCGCTCCAGGGCCTCGTCGCCCAGGTAGTCGTCGTTGTCGACGAACATCACGTACTCGCCCCGGGCGGCGGCGATCCCGACGTTGCGCGGCTTGCCGGACCAGCCGGAGTTCTCCTGGTGGATCACCCGCATCCGGGGGTCCTCGTCGGCCAGCCGGTCGAGCCGTGCGGGAGTCCCGTCGGTGGAACCGTCGTCGACGAAGATCGCCTCGTACTCCTCGGTGGGCAGGGACTGCCGACGTAAGGAGGAGACACAGTCCTCGAGGTAGGTCCCCGGGTTGTACACGGGGACGATGACGCTGACCTTGACCGGCATCTGGATGTGTGGCCCTTCGGGTCGCTTGCCGCCGGAGGGACGGCTTGGTGCGTGTTGACCCGAATCGTAACCCTGTGGCCACCCCGGTCCCGCTCTTTTCGGACGCCGTCGAGACTGTGCCGTGATCGCCCCTGGCACGTCGGAACGATCGGCTTAGTCGAAGGGGGACGTGATGAAGGATCAGCACGTGAAGAACCGGTGCCGGGAGGACCGGACCGCTTCGTGTCGGTGGAAGCGGTCCGGACGCTGCGAGTAGATGCGCTTTTCACGGACCTCCTTCCGCGATCGGAGGTGTCACGAGGCCGATTACCCACACCGGCACGGCTCACACATACCTTTTGCATCTATTTGTCGAGTCTGGTGTCAGGAGCGGTGCCGCCTGCGGATCCGCGCGACCAACAGGCTCAGGGCGACGGCGCCCGCAAGCACCGCGGCGGCCCGCTTGGCGACCGGCAGACCGGCGGTGCGCAGCAGGTCGAGGGGCTCGTCCGGCGGGGCCTCGGCCCGTCGGACGGCCTGCGGCGCACCGGCCACGACAGTCGCACCGGTCTCGCCGGCCACACCGGTCTCCCCGGCCGCACTGGTCTTGTCGGCCGCACCGGTCTCGTCGGCCGTGCCGGGCGGCTGCGTCAGCTGTTCGGACAGGCAGGCGGCGAACCGGCCGATGAGCCGCTCGCCGACCTCCGCCAGCACCCCTCGACCGAACTGCGCCGGCCGCCCGGTCACCGTCAGGTCGGTACGCACCGACACCGCCGTGCCGCCGTCCCGTTCGCCGAGCGTCGCCGTGACCGTCGCCCGCGCGGTGCCCTGGCCCCTGGTCTCCCGGCCGGAGGCGACCAGCACCATCCGGTGCGCCGTCTCGTCCCGCTCCTCGAAGACGGCCGTGCCCCGGTAGGTCACGGTGACCGGCCCCACCTTGACCTTCACCGAGCCGGTCACCTTCGTGCCGTCGTACTCCTCGACGGTCGCCCCCGGCAGACACGGCGCGACCCGTTCGATGTCGAGGAGCGCCGGCCAGGCGTCGTCGACCGGGACGGGAACGGTGAACTCGTGATGCAGTTCCATGTCTTCCACCTCGCGGTTCGGTTCTCGGGTGACCAAGGGAGGGGCAGGGGCCGAGGGCTCGACAAGGCCCGGGCGGCTCGAGGGCGTTCAGGGCGCGGGCACGGGCGGATGGACCGCTCCCCCGGTCGCGGACAGTGGTGCGCCCGTGCCGCCCCAGCGCAGCGCGACGATCTCCGCGGCCACCGACACCGCCACCTCCTCGGGCGTACGGGCCCCGAGGTCGAGCCCGACCGGTGAGCGCAGCCGGGACAGCTCGTCCCCGGTGAGCCCGGCCTCGACCAGCCGTTCCCTCCGGTCCGTGTGGGTGCGGCGGCTGCCCATCGCGCCGATGTAGGCGGCCGGCCGGCGCAGCGCCTCCAGGAGCAGCGGCACATCGAACTTCTGGTCGTGGGTGAGGACACAGATCACCGTGCGCCCGTCGGTCTCCGTGCCCTGCAGATACCGGTGCGGCCAGTCCACGACCACCTCGACGCCCTCCGGGAAGCGGCGGGGCGTGGCGAACACGGGGCGGGCGTCGCAGACGGTGACCCGGTAGCCGAGGAAGGCGCCGATCCGGGCCACGGCCGCCGCGTAGTCGATCGCCCCGAAGACCAGCATGCGCGGCGGCGGCGCGAAGGACTGCAGGAACACACTCACCGCGTCCTCCCGGCGTTGCCCCCGGGGCCCGTAGTGACGCAGCCCCGTGGCGCCGAGGGCGAGTTCGCCGCGGGCGTCGGCGGTGACCGCCGCGTTCAGGCCGGTCGTCCCCAGCGTGCCCGCCAGCCGGTCCCGCCACACGGCCAGCGTGGCCCCGCGCGGCGCGGGACCGTCGGTCACCGTCGCCACGGTCACCGGCTCGCCCGCGGCGACCGACTCGGCGACGGCGCCGAACGCGGGGTCCCGCTCCGGTGTCACCGGGCGCACGAGCAGGGTGATCTCGCCACCGCAGGTCAGGCCGACCGCGAAGGCGTCGTCGTCGCTGTAGCCGAAGGTCTCCAGCCGGGCGTCACCGTCACCGACAACCTCCCGGGCCAGCTCGAACACCGCGCCCTCGACGCACCCGCCGGAGACACTGCCCACCACCTCGTCGTCCGGCCCCACGGCCATCGCCGCGCCCGGATCACGCGGTGTGCTGCGGCTCGCGCCGACCACGGTGGCGAGGCCGAACGGCCGGCCCGCGGTGTACCAGCGGGTGAGCGCCGGGAGGATGTCACGCACGGTGGGCTCCTTCCCGGGGTACGGCGGCCGGATCGGGTGCGCCAGCCCGGCCGGGGGAGGCCCGGTCGGGGGAGGCGCCCCGTACCACCGCCGCCAGGTTCTCCAGGGCGGCCAGGCTGTGGCCCTCGACGAACGCGTCCACGCTCGGCAGCGCCGCCGCCATTCCCGCGGCCAGCGGGGCGTAACCGGGTCGTGCCTTGAGCGGATTGGCCCAGATCACCCGGTGGGCCAGCCGGTGCAGGCGGCGCATCTGGGCCGCGAGGAGCTCGGGGTCGCCGCGCTCCCAGCCGTCCGACAGCAGCACCACCACGGCGCCACGGGCCATGCCCCGCTGCCCCCAGAGGTCGAGGAACTCCCGCAGCAGTACACCGAGCCTGGTACCACCACGCCAGTCGGGTACCGCGTCCCAGGCCGCGCTCAGGGCCGGATCGGGGTCCCGGTGGGACAGCTCCCGGGTCACCCGGGTCAGCCGGGTGCCGATCGTGAACACCTCCGCCGTCCGCCCGCGTACGGCGGCGTGCGCGAAGCGCAGCAACGCGTCCGCGTACGGCGCCATCGACCCGCTGACGTCGACGAGCAACACCAGACGGCGTGGCCGTTCGGCCCGTGCCCGGTGCCGCAGCCGGGCCGGTTCGCCGCCCCGCCGCAGCAGTTCCCGCACGGTCCGGTGCGGATCCACGTCCCCGCGCCGGGCGGGCCGGCGGCGCGCCGTGCGCCGGACCTCGCCGCGCGGCGTCAGCGCCGCCAGCAGCCGCCGCACCTGCTCCCGCTCGGCGGCGGCCAGGTCCGCGAGGTCGCGGTGGCGGAGCGTCTCGGTGGAACTGGCCCGCGTGGCCAGGGGCGGCCCCGGACGCTCCTCCTCCGTGCCGCCCGCACGGCGGCCCGCGGCGTCGCGCACCACGAGCCGCTGCCGCGGGCGGGGAGCGGCCGGTGGCGGTGGTCCGCCGGGCTCGCCGGTGCCGAAGTACGCGGCGAAGACCCGGTCGTACCGCTCCAGGTCGTCCGGTCCCGCGCACAGCGTCAGCCGCCCCGCCCAGTACACGTCCGTCCGCGCCCCGGGCCGCAGGGCGTCCACCGCGCGCAGGAAAGCGTGCACCCGCTCCGCGCTCGCGTCGGCGCCCGCCGCGCGCAGGGCGCGGGCGAATCCGAGAAGCACCGCGACCGCCTCGTACGGGCCACCGGCCCGCACGTCCTCCGCCCGTACACCGTCGTCCCGCACGTCCCGCTCCCCGTCCGGCGCCGAGCGTCCCCGCGGGGCCCCGCCGGTCACGTCCGCCACGCCCGCCATGTCCGTCACGTCCCTCGTGCGGCGAGTACCGCCGCCAGATCGAGTCCCCGCGCCCGCTCGATGTCCTCCCGGTACTTCAGCGCCGACCCCAGCGTCGCGACGGCGAGGTCGGCGTCGACCTCGCTCGCCCCGAGCGCGTCCAGGGCCTGCGCCCAGTCGATCGTCTCGGCCACCCCCGGCGGCTTGAGCAGGTCCTGCGCGCGCAGCGCCTGCACCAGCGCGGTCACCTGCTCGGCCAGTCGCGCCGACACCCCGGGCAGCCGGCGCCGGACGATGGCCAGCTCGCGGGCGAAGTCCGGATGGCCGAACCAGTGGTACAGGCAGCGTCGCTTGAGCGCGTCGTGCACCTCCCGGGTGCGGTTCGACGTCAGCACGACCACCGGCGGCACCTCGGCCCGTACCGTGCCCAGCTCCGGGATCGTCACCGAGAACTCCGACAGCAGCTCCAGCAGGAGCGCCTCGAACTCGTCGTCGGCCCGGTCGATCTCGTCGACGAGCAGGACGCACGGCTGCGTCTGAAGGGCCCGCAGCAGGGGCCGGGCGATCAGGAAGCGGCGGTCGTACAGCTCGCCCTCCAGCCGGTCGGCGTCCGTGATGCCGGTCGCCTCGGCGGCCCGCAGATGCAGCAGCTGGCGGGGGAAGTCCCAGTCGTAGAGGGCCTGGGAGGCGTCGATGCCCTCGTGGCACTGGAGCCGGATCAACGGAGCGTCCAGTGCCTCGGCGAGGGCGGTCGCCAGCGCGGTCTTGCCGACGCCCGGGTCGCCCTCGCAGAACACCGGCCGGTGCAGTTTCAGGGCGAGGAAGCAGGCCATGGCCAGCCCGTCGTCGAGGAGGTACCCCGTCGCCTCCAGACGGGCCCGCACCTCGTCCGGCCCGGAAGCCACCCGGTCCGGCCCGCCCGTCGCCGGGCCCGGTCCGCCGGGGCCCGGCCCGTCGCTCCCCGCTGCGCCGCTGATCGGCCTCACCCCATTCCGGCCGCGGTCAGCACCGCCCGCCGGGTGAGCACCTGCGCCAGGTGAGCCCGGTACTCGGGCGAACCCGAGGTGTCCCGGGGCGGCTGGGTGCCCTCCGCCGCCGACTGTGCGGCCCGCGCCACGGCCTGCGTGTCGTCGCAGCCGGCCAGGGCCCGCTCGGCCGCCGTGGCCCGCAGCGGGGTCGCGCCCATGTTGACCAGCCCGATCCGCGCCTCGGTGATCCGCCCGTTGTCGCGGCGTACCAGCGCCGCCACACCGACGATCGCGTAGGACTGCGCCACCCGCTGGAACTTCTCGTAGTGGAAGCCCCAGCCGTCCGCCTTCGGTACCCGCACCTCGACCAGCAGCTCGTCGGGCTCCAGCACCGTCTCCAGATAGTTGACGAAGAACTCACGGGCCGGGACCGTGCGCCGGCCGCCCGGGCCCGCGACGACCAGCTCACCGTCCATGGCGAGTACCGCCGCGGGCAGATCCGCCGCCGGGTCCGCGTGCGCCAGCGAGCCACCGAAGGTGCCCCGGTGCCGTACGGCCGGGTCGGCGACCGTACGGGTGGCGGCGGCCAGCAGCCCCGCGTGCCGGCGCACCAGTGGATCACGGATGACCTCGTGGTGCGTGGTCATCGCGCCGATGACGAGCGTGTCGCCGTCCTCGCGCACCCCGCGCAGCCCAGGGACGCGGCCGACGTCCACCACCAGTTCCGGGAAGGCCAGCCGCAGCCTGAGCAACGGCAGCAGGCTCTGCCCGCCGGCCAGTACCTTCGCGTCCTCACCGCCGTCGGCGAGTACGCGCAGCGCCTCGTCGAGGCTGGTGGGCCGGGCGTAGTCGAATGCCGGGGGGATCATGCGGAGGCCTCCTTCGCCGAGCGCACTGCCCGCCACACCCGCTCGGGCGTGCACGGCATCGTCACGTCGTTCACCCCGAGCGGCCGCAGCGCGTCCACGACCGCGCCGACCACGGCGGGCGTCGAGGCGATCGTCCCCGCCTCGCCGACGCCCTTGACGCCCAGCGGATTGGAGGTCGCCGGCGTCTCGGTCCGCTCCGTGACGAACTCCGGCAGGTCACCGGCCACCGGGACCAGGTAGTCGGCCATCGTGCCCGTGACCAGGTTGCCCTCGTCGTCGTAGACGGCCTCCTCGTACAGCGCCTGCGCGATGCCCTGGGCGAGACCGCCGTGCACCTGGCCCTCCACGATCACCGGGTTGATCACCCGGCCCACGTCGTCGACGCAGACGTAGGAGCGGATCCGGATCTGCCCGGTCTCCGTGTCGACCTCGACGGCGCACAGGTGCGTGCCGTGCGGGTACGAGAAGTTCTCCGGGTTGAGCAAGTGCTCGGCGTTGATGGTGGGCTCCATGCCGTCCGGCACGTCGTGCGAGGTGAACGTCTCGAACGCGATCTCCTGGATCGTCCTCCGCGCCTCGGGCGAGCCCTTGACGGTGAACACACCGTCGGTGAAGTCCAGGTCGTTCTCGTTCGCCTCCAGCAGGTGCGCGGCGACCTTTCGGGCCTTCTCCACCACCTTCTCGGCCGCGTGGTGCACCGCCGACCCGCCGACCACCAGCGACCGCGAGCCGTACGTGTCCATGCCCTGCGGGGCCGCCCTGGTGTCGCCGTGCACCACCTCGATGTCCTCGAACGGCACGCCCAGCACGTCGGCGGCGATCTGGCTCCAGCTCGTCACGTGCCCCTGCCCGTGCGGGCTGGTGCCGGTGACCACCTCGACCTTGCCGGTGGGCAGCATGCGGATGCTCGCCGCCTCCCAGCCGCCGGCCGCGTACCGCAGGTCCCGCAGCACCCGGCTCGGGGCGAGCCCGCACATCTCCGTGTACGTCGAGACGCCGATGCCGAGCCGTACGGTGTCGCCGCGCTCGTTGCGTTTCTGCTGCTCGGCGCGCAGGTCGTCGTACCCGAACAGCGCGAGCGCCTTCTCGGTGGCCGCCTCGTAGTTGCCGCTGTCGTACGTCAGACCCGCGATCGAGTCGTACGGGAACTCCTCGTGCCGGATCCAGTTCCGGCGCCGCACCTCGAGGGGGTCGAGGCCGAGCTCGGCCGCCAGCTCGTCCATGATCCGCTCGATGGCGAACGTGGCCTCCGGGCGCCCGGCGCCGCGGTACGCGTCCGTCGGCGTCTTCGTCGTGAACACACCCGTACAGGTGAAGTCGTAGGCGTCCATCTTGTAGATCGCCGGATACATGAACGCGCCGAGGATCGGGATGCCGGGCGTGACCAGCATCAGATAGGCGCCCATGTCGGCGAGCAGCTCGACCTTCAGGCCCAGGAGCCTGCCCTCGCCGGTGGCGGCGACCTCGATGTCCTGGATCATGCCGCGGCCGTGGTGGGTGGCCAGATAGCCCTCGGAACGCGACTCGGTCCACTTCACCGGCCGGCCCAGCCGCCGGGCCACCTCCAGCGCGACGGCCTCCTCGCCGTACACCTGGAGTTTGGAGCCGAACCCGCCGCCCACGTCCGGGGCGACCACCCGCAGCTTCTGTTCGGGGATCCCCGTGACCGTCGCCAGCATTATTCGGAGGATGTGCGGGACCTGGGTCGCCGAGTAGACCGTGTACTCGCCGGAGGCGGCGAGCGGGGTGACGACGACCGCGCGCGGCTCCATCGCGTTGGCGATCAGCCGCTGCTGGTGGAAGCGGCGGGTGACGACCACGTCGGCACGCCGCTTGACCGTCTCGTAGTCCTCGCCGGTCTTCAGCGGCCACACGTAGCTGCGGTTGGTGCCCTTGTCCGCGTGGACCAGCGGGGCGTCCTCGGCGAGCGCCGCCTCCAGGTCGAGCACCGGCTCCAGCGGCTCGTAGTCGACCTCGACCGCCTCCAGCGCGTCGGCCGCCGCGTACCGGTCACGGGCCACCACGACCGCCACCGGGTCGCCCGCGTGCCGCACCTCGTCGACCGCGACCGGCGGGTGGTCCGGCATCACGATGTCCTCGGTGACCGGCCAGGCGCAGGGCAGTGAACCGAGCCCCTCGGCCAGGTCACGGCCGCTGAACGCGGCCACCACCCCGGGGCGTTCGAGGGCGGGGGAGACGTCGACCCGCTCGATGCGGGCGTGCGCCATGGGGCTGCGCAGGAACGCGATGTGCAGCAGACCGGTGACGGAGATGTTGTCGGTCCAGTTGGTCTGTCCGGTGACCAGCCGGGCGTCCTCCTTGCGGAGCCGGCTCCGGCCCACCTCACGCTCGGTGTTCCGGTCGGTGCTCTGATCCGTCATGCCGTGACCTCCTCCGATGCGGCGGCAGCGGCGAGCACCGCGCGGACGATGTTCTGGTAACCGGTGCAGCGGCACATGTTGCCCTCGAGTGCCTCGCGCACCTCGTCCGCGTCGGGGTCCGGGTTCTCGCGCAGCAGATCACGCGCCGCCATGATCATTCCGGGGGTGCAGTAGCCGCACTGCAGCGCGTGCTGCTCGTGGAAGGCCCGTTGCAGCGGCGTCCACTCGCCGTCCCGGGCCAGCCCTTGGACGGTGGTCACCTCGCCGCCGTCGGCCTGGACGGCCAGCACCGAGCAGCTCTTCACACTCGTGCCGTCCAGCTCGACCGTGCAGGCGCCGCAGCTCGAGGTGTCGCAGCCGACCGGGGTGCCGGTCAGACCGAGCCGGTCGCGCAGATAGTGAACCAGCAGCAGACGGGGTTCCACCTCGTCCTCGTACGCCGTGCCGTCCACTTTCACCGAGATACGAGTCATGTGCCCTCCAGAGACCGTGCGGGCGGATACGGAGTGTCGGCGGACCTTGGGGTGACGAAGGTCACTCTATGGCCGGCCCCGGGGGACGGCGAGTGGTGCGGCACGGATCTGTCGAGCGTTGATCGAGCGTCGATCGATTGCTGCTGCCCGATGTGCGCACGACAGATTTCCGCGGGTGCCGACGCCGGCACCCGCGCTCCACGACCGGAGCGTGGGCGCCGACCGCGTCCCGTGTTCCCCGGCGTCCGGCCGAACGGGATCGCTACTCGTCCCAGGCCTGGATCATCGTCTGCTCGGTGATCCTTCCGTCCCGCAGCGAGACCATCGACTCCGAGTACACCCGTACCCCGTCCGGGTACACACAGGTCTCGCTGAAGGCGGCCTGGTCGTCCTGGACGACGCACCGCTCCAACCGGTGTGTCATGTCACGGCTGTAGACGTCGTCGAGCATGGTGGCGATCTCGTCCCTGCCGTGCAGGACCATGGGGCGGCTGGGCTGGGTGTTGCGGTCCACGACGCGCAGCTCGGCGTCGTCCGCGTAGAGCGCCGTCAGGGGCGCGGCCGTCGGGGCCTCGAGCCCGCGGCGCAGTGTGTCGGTGCCGAAGCGGGGTGCTGCCGAGGTTGCCATGATGACCTCCTTCGAGGGCCTCGGCCCGGTCCGGAGCGGGCCACGCCGGGCCTCACCTACGAGCCTCCCCCCGCCCGCCGGGCACGGCAAGCCCGGCCCGCGCGTTCCTCCTGACCCGGCACAGCCGTCGCCGTCCGGACCCGACGGCCGCGAGGAACTGCGTCGCCGCCAGCTCCGCGTACAGCGGATCGGCGGTCACCAGTTCCCGGTGCGTACCGACCGCGCGGACCCGGCCCGCGTCCATCACCACGATCCGGTCGGCCATCGTCACCGTCGACAGCCGGTGCGCGACCACCAGCACCGTCGTCGTCCGGGCCACCTCGGCGACGGTGTCGCGCAGCGCCGCCTCGTTCACCGCGTCGAGCTGCGAGGTGGCCTCGTCGAGCAGCAGCAGCCGGGGGCTGCGCAGCAGCGCGCGGGCGATCGCGACCCGCTGGCGCTCCCCGCCGGACAGCTTGGTGCCACGGTGCCCGACCAGCGTGTCGAGCCCTTCCGGGAGCTTGGCCACCAGACCGTCGAGCCGGGTCGTCTTCACCACCCGCGCCACCTCGTCGTCGTCCGCCTCCCGGTTCCCGAGCAGCAGGTTGTCGCGCAGGGAACCCGAGAGGACGGGCGCGTCCTGCTCCACATAGCCGATCGAGGACCGCAGCCGCGACAGCTCCCAGTCGGCCAGCTCCCGCCCGTCGAGGGTGATCATCCCGGAATCCGGCTCGTAGAAGCGCTCGATGAGGGAGAAGACGGTGGTCTTGCCCGCGCCGGACGGACCGACGAACGCGGTCATGCCCCGCGCGGGCACGGCGAACGTCACCCCGTGATGCACGTACGGCAGATCGTCCGCGTAACGGAAACGCACGTCCTCGAAGGCGAGCGCGGCGGGCGCGGCACCCGGCGCGGGCAGGGCCGCGGGCCTCGCGGCAGGCTCGGCGGGCAGCCGCAGCGCCTCCTGGATCCGGGCCAGAGCGGCGCTGCCCGTCTGATACTGCGTGATCGCGCCCACGACACTCTGGATCGGCATCATGAGGTAGAAGACGAACAGCAGGAACGCCACCAGCGTGCCGATGTCGATGGCGCCCGTCGCCACCCGGGCCCCGCCCACCGCGAGCACCGTGATGAACGCGACCTGCATCGAGAGCCCCGCCGTGTTGCCCGCCGCCGCCGACCACTTGGCGGCCCGCACGCTCTGCCGCCATGACTCCTCGGCCGCCTCGTGCAGGGCACGCTCCTCACGCGGTTCGGCACCGGACGCCTTCACCGTGCGCAGCGCGCCCAGCACCCGCTCCAGTGAGGCACCCATCACGCCGACCGCGTCCTGCGCCTGCCGGCCGGCCCGGCTGATGTGCGGCACGATCAGCGCGAGGACCGTCCCGGCGCCCGCGATCACGGCCAGGGTGACCCCCAGCAGCACCGGATCGACGAAACCCATCAGCGCGATGGTCGCGATCAGTGTCAGACCGCCTGTGCCGAGGCCCACCAGCGAGTCCGTGGTGACCTCCCGCAGCAGTGTGGTGTCGGAGGTGATGCGGGCCATCAGGTCCCCCGGCTCGCTGCGGTCCACGGCGGTGATCCGCAGCCGCAGCAGATACGACGACAACGAGCGCCGCGCCCCCAGCACCACCGACTCGGCGGTGCGCCGCAGCACGTACGAACCCAGCGCGCCCAGCACGGCGTTGGCTATCACCAGGGCCGACATCAGCATCAGCGCGCCGGTGATGGTCCGATCGTCGGACAGGTCGTCGATCAGGTCGCGGGCGACCAGCGGCAGCATCAGGCCGGTCGCCCCCGTCAGCAGGGACAGCGAGGCGCCGCCCAGCAGGGCCCACCGGTGCGGCCGTACGTAACCGAGGAGCGCCCGCCAGGCGGGCGGGTCGGACTTCTGTGCTGCGATGCTCACGTCGCTCCCTCGGCGTCGGGCGGAGAATTCAGGCTACGTCGCAGCGGTCCGCCCACGGGCCGCCGGGCCCGCCCTCGTGCACCCGGCACGAAACCCCCCGGCCCGCCCCGCGTTCCGACCTGCCGTGGAGCCCACCGGCCGGTTCCCGCGCAGGTCGCGTAGGGTCGGGAGGAGGTACCACCGGGAGACGAAGGAGCCAGCACCATGGCGCAGGAAGTACGCGGCGTGATCGCACCGGGCAAGGACGAGCCGGTACGCATCGAGACGATCGTCGTACCCGACCCGGGGCCGGGTGAGGCGGTCGTCCGCATCCAGGCCTGCGGGGTGTGCCACACCGACCTGCACTACAAGCAGGGTGGCATCAACGACGACTTCCCCTTCCTCCTCGGCCACGAGGCCGCGGGTGTCGTGGAGTCGGTGGGCGACGACGTCACCGACGTCGCCCCCGGTGACTTCGTCGTCCTCAACTGGCGCGCGGTGTGCGGCGCGTGCCGCGCCTGTCTGCGCGGACGCCCCTGGTACTGCTTCGACACGCACAACGCGAAGCAGAAGATGACCCTCGCCTCGACGGGCCAGGAGCTCTCCCCGGCCCTGGGCATCGGAGCCTTCGCCGAGAAGACTCTCGTCGCCGCCGGCCAGTGCACCAAGGTCGACCCCGAAGTCTCCCCGCAGGTCGCCGGCCTGCTGGGCTGCGGTGTGATGGCCGGCATCGGCGCCGCGATCAACACCGGCAACGTCGGCCGCGGCGACAGCGTCGCCGTCATCGGCTGCGGCGGCGTCGGCGACGCGGCCATCGCCGGGGCCCGGCTCGCCGGAGCGGCGAAGATCATCGCCGTCGACATCGACGACCGCAAGCTGGAGACCGCCCGCTCCATGGGCGCCACCCACACCGTCAACTCCCGCACCTCCGACCCCGTCGAGGCGATCCGCGGACTCACCGGCGGCTTCGGCGCCGATGTCGTCATCGAGGCCGTCGGCCGCCCCGAGACGTATCAGCAGGCCTTCTACGCCCGTGACCTGGCGGGCACCGTCGTCCTCGTCGGCGTGCCCACCCCGGAGATGAAGCTCGAACTGCCGCTCCTCGACGTGTTCGGCCGCGGCGGCTCCCTGAAGTCGTCCTGGTACGGCGACTGCCTGCCCTCACGCGACTTCCCGATGCTGATCGACCTGCACCAGCAGGGCCGCCTGGACCTCGGCGCGTTCGTCACCGAGACCATCCAGCTCGACGAGGTCGAGAAGGCCTTCGAGCGGATGCACAAGGGCGACGTCCTGCGCTCGGTGGTGGTGCTCTGATGACCACCCGCATCGAACACCTCGTCACCTCCGGGCAGTTCAGCCTCGACGGCGGCACCTGGGACGTCGACAACAACGTGTGGATCGTCGGCGACGACCACGAGGTGATCGTCATCGACGCCGCCCACGACGCCGACGCCATCGTCGAGGCGGTGGGCGACCGCCGCCTGAAGGCGATCGTGTGCACCCACGCCCACAACGACCACATCGACGCCGCGCCGGCCCTCGCCGACCGCACCGGTGCCACCATCTGGCTGCACCACGACGACCTGCCGCTGTGGAAGCAGACCCACCCGGACCGCGATCCCGACGCCTGGCTGGTCGACGGCCAGGTGATCGAGGCGGCCGGCGCCGACCTCACGGTGCTGCACACGCCGGGGCACGCGCCCGGCGCGGTCTGCCTGTACGACGCCGGGCTCGCCACCGTGTTCACCGGAGACACCCTGTTCCAGGGCGGTCCCGGCGCCACCGGCCGCTCGTTCTCCCACTTCCCGACGATCGTCGACTCGATCCGGGAGCGGCTGCTCACGCTCCCGCCGGAGACGAAGGTGCGCACCGGCCACGGCGACTCGACCACCATCGGCGCGGAGGCCCCGCACCTCGAGGAGTGGATCGCCCGCGGCCACTGAGGCCGCTCCGGCGACTCCGCCCCGGTACCCGTCGTGGTCACGTCCGACCGGGCGACTGCCGGGAAAAGGTGACAGAGGATGTCCGGCTTACCCGTCACTCTCGTAACGACAGCAGATCGCTGTCACGCGTGACGGGAGGCCGGACATGCCGGAGT
Coding sequences within it:
- a CDS encoding xanthine dehydrogenase family protein molybdopterin-binding subunit, with translation MTDQSTDRNTEREVGRSRLRKEDARLVTGQTNWTDNISVTGLLHIAFLRSPMAHARIERVDVSPALERPGVVAAFSGRDLAEGLGSLPCAWPVTEDIVMPDHPPVAVDEVRHAGDPVAVVVARDRYAAADALEAVEVDYEPLEPVLDLEAALAEDAPLVHADKGTNRSYVWPLKTGEDYETVKRRADVVVTRRFHQQRLIANAMEPRAVVVTPLAASGEYTVYSATQVPHILRIMLATVTGIPEQKLRVVAPDVGGGFGSKLQVYGEEAVALEVARRLGRPVKWTESRSEGYLATHHGRGMIQDIEVAATGEGRLLGLKVELLADMGAYLMLVTPGIPILGAFMYPAIYKMDAYDFTCTGVFTTKTPTDAYRGAGRPEATFAIERIMDELAAELGLDPLEVRRRNWIRHEEFPYDSIAGLTYDSGNYEAATEKALALFGYDDLRAEQQKRNERGDTVRLGIGVSTYTEMCGLAPSRVLRDLRYAAGGWEAASIRMLPTGKVEVVTGTSPHGQGHVTSWSQIAADVLGVPFEDIEVVHGDTRAAPQGMDTYGSRSLVVGGSAVHHAAEKVVEKARKVAAHLLEANENDLDFTDGVFTVKGSPEARRTIQEIAFETFTSHDVPDGMEPTINAEHLLNPENFSYPHGTHLCAVEVDTETGQIRIRSYVCVDDVGRVINPVIVEGQVHGGLAQGIAQALYEEAVYDDEGNLVTGTMADYLVPVAGDLPEFVTERTETPATSNPLGVKGVGEAGTIASTPAVVGAVVDALRPLGVNDVTMPCTPERVWRAVRSAKEASA
- a CDS encoding (2Fe-2S)-binding protein — translated: MTRISVKVDGTAYEDEVEPRLLLVHYLRDRLGLTGTPVGCDTSSCGACTVELDGTSVKSCSVLAVQADGGEVTTVQGLARDGEWTPLQRAFHEQHALQCGYCTPGMIMAARDLLRENPDPDADEVREALEGNMCRCTGYQNIVRAVLAAAAASEEVTA
- a CDS encoding nuclear transport factor 2 family protein → MATSAAPRFGTDTLRRGLEAPTAAPLTALYADDAELRVVDRNTQPSRPMVLHGRDEIATMLDDVYSRDMTHRLERCVVQDDQAAFSETCVYPDGVRVYSESMVSLRDGRITEQTMIQAWDE
- a CDS encoding ABC transporter ATP-binding protein, with the translated sequence MSIAAQKSDPPAWRALLGYVRPHRWALLGGASLSLLTGATGLMLPLVARDLIDDLSDDRTITGALMLMSALVIANAVLGALGSYVLRRTAESVVLGARRSLSSYLLRLRITAVDRSEPGDLMARITSDTTLLREVTTDSLVGLGTGGLTLIATIALMGFVDPVLLGVTLAVIAGAGTVLALIVPHISRAGRQAQDAVGVMGASLERVLGALRTVKASGAEPREERALHEAAEESWRQSVRAAKWSAAAGNTAGLSMQVAFITVLAVGGARVATGAIDIGTLVAFLLFVFYLMMPIQSVVGAITQYQTGSAALARIQEALRLPAEPAARPAALPAPGAAPAALAFEDVRFRYADDLPYVHHGVTFAVPARGMTAFVGPSGAGKTTVFSLIERFYEPDSGMITLDGRELADWELSRLRSSIGYVEQDAPVLSGSLRDNLLLGNREADDDEVARVVKTTRLDGLVAKLPEGLDTLVGHRGTKLSGGERQRVAIARALLRSPRLLLLDEATSQLDAVNEAALRDTVAEVARTTTVLVVAHRLSTVTMADRIVVMDAGRVRAVGTHRELVTADPLYAELAATQFLAAVGSGRRRLCRVRRNARAGLAVPGGRGEARR
- a CDS encoding S-(hydroxymethyl)mycothiol dehydrogenase, producing the protein MAQEVRGVIAPGKDEPVRIETIVVPDPGPGEAVVRIQACGVCHTDLHYKQGGINDDFPFLLGHEAAGVVESVGDDVTDVAPGDFVVLNWRAVCGACRACLRGRPWYCFDTHNAKQKMTLASTGQELSPALGIGAFAEKTLVAAGQCTKVDPEVSPQVAGLLGCGVMAGIGAAINTGNVGRGDSVAVIGCGGVGDAAIAGARLAGAAKIIAVDIDDRKLETARSMGATHTVNSRTSDPVEAIRGLTGGFGADVVIEAVGRPETYQQAFYARDLAGTVVLVGVPTPEMKLELPLLDVFGRGGSLKSSWYGDCLPSRDFPMLIDLHQQGRLDLGAFVTETIQLDEVEKAFERMHKGDVLRSVVVL
- a CDS encoding MBL fold metallo-hydrolase, with product MTTRIEHLVTSGQFSLDGGTWDVDNNVWIVGDDHEVIVIDAAHDADAIVEAVGDRRLKAIVCTHAHNDHIDAAPALADRTGATIWLHHDDLPLWKQTHPDRDPDAWLVDGQVIEAAGADLTVLHTPGHAPGAVCLYDAGLATVFTGDTLFQGGPGATGRSFSHFPTIVDSIRERLLTLPPETKVRTGHGDSTTIGAEAPHLEEWIARGH